One Paraburkholderia sp. IMGN_8 DNA window includes the following coding sequences:
- a CDS encoding sulfate ABC transporter substrate-binding protein codes for MNHRGTGLAGKTRKLIAVLAFGAATAVGAMAQAHAADTTLLNVSYDPTRELYQDVNQAFGKEWKAKTGESVTFKQSHGGSGAQARSVLDGLQADVVTLALAYDIDALANKGLLDKGWQKRLPDNASPYTSTIVFLVRKGNPKHIKDWDDLTRPGVSIVTPNPKTSGGARWNYLAAWAYAEHQPGGNDQKAREFVGKLYKNAGVLDSGARGATTSFVQRGIGDVLIAWENEAFLSLKEFGPDKFEIVVPSVSILAEPPVSVVDKVVDKHGTRKLAEAYLNFLYSERGQEIAAKNFYRPRSNKVPAELTAKFPKLKLYTVDDSFGGWANAQKTHFADGGVFDSIYQPQ; via the coding sequence ATGAACCATCGGGGCACGGGGCTGGCAGGCAAGACCAGAAAACTCATCGCGGTGCTCGCGTTCGGCGCGGCAACCGCTGTCGGCGCGATGGCGCAGGCGCACGCCGCCGACACGACGCTGCTGAACGTGTCGTACGACCCGACGCGCGAACTGTACCAGGACGTCAACCAGGCATTCGGCAAGGAGTGGAAGGCGAAGACGGGCGAGTCGGTCACCTTCAAGCAGTCGCACGGCGGCTCGGGCGCTCAGGCGCGTTCGGTGCTCGACGGTCTGCAAGCGGACGTCGTGACGCTGGCGCTGGCCTACGACATCGACGCGCTGGCCAATAAGGGTTTGCTGGACAAGGGTTGGCAAAAGCGTTTGCCGGATAACGCGTCGCCGTACACGTCGACGATCGTGTTCCTCGTGCGCAAGGGCAACCCGAAGCACATCAAGGACTGGGACGATCTGACCAGGCCGGGCGTGTCGATCGTTACGCCGAATCCGAAGACTTCAGGCGGCGCGCGCTGGAACTATCTGGCTGCATGGGCATACGCCGAACATCAGCCGGGCGGCAACGACCAGAAGGCCAGGGAATTCGTCGGCAAGCTCTATAAGAATGCCGGCGTACTGGATTCGGGCGCACGCGGCGCGACTACCAGCTTCGTGCAACGCGGCATCGGCGACGTGCTGATCGCGTGGGAAAACGAAGCGTTCCTGTCGCTGAAGGAATTCGGTCCGGACAAGTTTGAGATCGTCGTGCCGTCGGTAAGCATTCTGGCCGAGCCGCCGGTTTCAGTGGTGGACAAGGTGGTCGACAAGCACGGCACGCGCAAGCTGGCCGAAGCGTATCTGAACTTCCTGTATAGCGAGCGGGGTCAGGAAATCGCCGCGAAGAACTTCTACCGTCCGCGTTCGAACAAGGTGCCGGCCGAGCTAACCGCAAAGTTTCCGAAGCTGAAGCTGTACACGGTGGATGACTCGTTCGGCGGTTGGGCGAATGCGCAGAAGACGCACTTTGCAGACGGTGGCGTGTTCGATTCGATTTACCAGCCGCAGTAA
- the cysT gene encoding sulfate ABC transporter permease subunit CysT produces MTTLTFRKPSALPGFGLTLGITVAYLSLVVLIPLAATFLKTATLDWSQFVRAVSSPRVLASYRLTFFSALGGALINAVFGFLVAWVLVRYTFPFKRLVDAVVDLPFALPTSVAGISLAAVYAGNGWIGQFLEPLGIKVAFTPAGVLIALTFIGLPFVVRTVQPVLEEFEREQEEAAACLGASRWLTFRRVVLPAVFPALLTGFALAFARALGEYGSVIFIAGNVPMKSEITSLLIITKLEQYDYAGATALAVVMLVVSFLMLLLINTLQWYLQRRTGRGGAGPAPAAASVAANVPVSGGGVQ; encoded by the coding sequence ATGACGACGTTGACCTTCCGAAAACCGAGCGCCTTGCCCGGTTTTGGCCTGACACTCGGCATCACGGTGGCTTATTTGAGCCTCGTGGTGCTGATTCCGCTTGCGGCTACTTTTCTCAAGACGGCGACGCTCGACTGGAGTCAGTTCGTGCGCGCGGTGAGTTCGCCGCGCGTGCTCGCGTCGTACCGGCTGACGTTTTTCTCGGCGCTTGGCGGCGCATTGATCAACGCGGTGTTCGGCTTCCTGGTGGCGTGGGTGCTGGTGCGCTACACGTTCCCGTTCAAACGGCTCGTCGACGCGGTGGTCGATCTGCCGTTCGCGCTGCCGACATCCGTGGCCGGTATTTCGCTTGCCGCGGTGTACGCGGGCAACGGCTGGATCGGGCAGTTTCTCGAACCGCTCGGCATCAAGGTCGCTTTTACGCCGGCCGGCGTGCTGATCGCGTTGACCTTCATCGGTTTGCCGTTCGTCGTGCGGACCGTGCAACCGGTGCTCGAAGAGTTCGAGCGCGAGCAGGAAGAAGCCGCCGCGTGCCTCGGCGCGTCGCGTTGGCTGACGTTCCGGCGCGTGGTGCTGCCGGCGGTGTTTCCGGCGTTGCTGACCGGCTTCGCATTGGCGTTCGCACGGGCGCTCGGCGAATACGGCTCGGTGATCTTTATCGCCGGTAACGTGCCGATGAAGTCGGAAATCACGTCGCTGCTGATCATCACCAAGCTCGAACAATACGACTACGCCGGCGCCACTGCATTGGCGGTCGTGATGCTGGTCGTGTCGTTCCTGATGCTGTTGTTGATCAATACATTGCAGTGGTATTTGCAGCGGCGCACGGGCCGCGGCGGGGCGGGCCCGGCGCCTGCCGCCGCGAGCGTCGCGGCGAACGTTCCAGTGAGCGGCGGAGGTGTGCAATGA
- a CDS encoding asparaginase — protein MNTLTSSSATPSDDGATPPPAPLLPRIAVLATGGTIAGAAADATNTSGYQAGVVGVDQLLAVVPALSTVARIQAEQIASVDSKDMAMPLWTTLAQRVNTLLASDEIDGVVITHGTDTLEETAYLLHLTIKSAKPVVLTAAMRPASALSADGPLNLLNAVTVAANEASRGQGVLVAFNNRIHSARDVVKTSTYAVDAFQSPEIGALGWVQDGRVEFQRGVVRPHTVATEFVIGAKWPHVEIVASYAGVSRIAVDALVAAGVRGIVVAGTGNGSIHATMAQALADAASQGVAVVRSSRVGSGHVMHNGAAADDALGFVSAGSLNPYKARVLLMLALAAGGTGAVALQKVFDTY, from the coding sequence ATGAATACTTTGACTTCCTCTTCCGCGACGCCTTCTGACGACGGCGCAACGCCGCCGCCGGCACCGCTGTTGCCTCGTATTGCCGTGCTGGCGACCGGCGGCACGATTGCCGGGGCGGCCGCGGACGCCACCAATACGTCCGGCTATCAGGCGGGCGTGGTCGGCGTCGATCAACTGCTGGCCGTGGTGCCGGCCTTGTCCACCGTCGCGCGGATTCAAGCCGAGCAGATTGCCAGCGTCGACAGCAAAGACATGGCGATGCCGCTATGGACCACGCTCGCGCAACGCGTCAACACGCTGCTGGCGTCCGACGAAATCGACGGCGTGGTGATCACGCACGGCACCGATACGCTCGAAGAAACCGCGTACCTGCTGCATCTGACGATCAAGTCCGCCAAGCCGGTCGTGTTGACCGCGGCGATGCGCCCGGCCTCGGCGCTTTCCGCCGATGGCCCGCTGAATCTGCTCAATGCCGTGACGGTCGCGGCGAATGAAGCGTCACGCGGGCAGGGCGTGCTGGTCGCGTTCAACAACCGGATCCACAGCGCTCGCGATGTGGTCAAGACGAGCACCTACGCCGTCGATGCATTCCAGTCGCCCGAAATCGGCGCGCTCGGCTGGGTGCAGGACGGCCGGGTTGAATTCCAGCGCGGCGTGGTGCGCCCGCATACGGTCGCGACCGAATTCGTGATCGGCGCGAAGTGGCCGCATGTGGAGATTGTCGCGAGCTATGCGGGCGTATCGCGGATCGCCGTGGATGCGCTGGTCGCCGCCGGCGTGCGTGGCATCGTGGTGGCGGGCACGGGTAACGGCTCGATTCACGCGACGATGGCGCAGGCGTTGGCCGACGCGGCCTCGCAAGGGGTCGCGGTAGTGCGTTCGTCGAGAGTGGGTTCCGGGCATGTGATGCACAACGGCGCCGCCGCGGATGATGCGCTGGGTTTCGTCAGCGCGGGGTCGCTGAACCCGTACAAGGCGCGCGTGCTGCTGATGCTGGCGCTGGCGGCGGGCGGCACGGGAGCGGTGGCGTTGCAGAAGGTGTTCGATACGTATTGA
- a CDS encoding ABC transporter permease, producing the protein MDARTYDTPDDTPSKQEPFAALPANAVNWMAVWRRNYLVWRKLAIASMFGNLADPMIYLFGLGFGLGLMVGHVDGVSYIAFLAAGTVASSVMMSASFESMYSGFSRMHVQRTWEAIMHTPLTLGDIVLGEVMWAGSKSMLSGVAIMLVAGALGYASFPSMLLALPVIVLTGLAFASIAMVVTALAPSYDFFMFYQTLVLTPMLLLSGVFFPVSQLPAAARGVTQVLPLAHAVELIRPAMLGRPLQEAVLHVAVLAAYAVGGFLVSAVLFRRRMMK; encoded by the coding sequence ATGGACGCACGCACTTACGACACGCCTGACGACACGCCGTCGAAGCAGGAACCTTTTGCCGCTTTGCCCGCGAACGCCGTGAACTGGATGGCGGTATGGCGCCGCAATTATCTGGTGTGGAGGAAGCTCGCGATTGCTTCGATGTTCGGCAATCTTGCCGATCCGATGATCTATCTGTTTGGTTTGGGTTTCGGGCTCGGGCTGATGGTTGGGCACGTCGACGGCGTGTCGTACATTGCGTTTCTGGCGGCGGGCACGGTGGCATCGAGCGTGATGATGTCGGCGAGTTTCGAGTCGATGTATTCCGGCTTTTCGCGGATGCATGTGCAGCGCACGTGGGAAGCGATCATGCATACGCCGCTGACGCTCGGCGACATTGTGCTGGGCGAAGTGATGTGGGCCGGCAGCAAGTCGATGTTGTCGGGAGTCGCGATCATGCTGGTCGCAGGAGCGTTGGGGTACGCGAGTTTTCCGTCGATGTTGCTGGCGTTGCCGGTGATCGTGCTGACCGGGCTCGCGTTTGCGAGTATCGCGATGGTGGTGACGGCGTTGGCGCCGTCGTATGATTTTTTTATGTTTTATCAGACGCTGGTGTTGACGCCGATGTTGCTGTTGTCTGGGGTTTTCTTTCCTGTTTCACAGTTACCCGCTGCCGCGCGGGGCGTGACTCAGGTCTTGCCGCTGGCGCATGCCGTCGAGCTTATTCGCCCCGCTATGCTTGGGCGGCCTCTTCAGGAGGCTGTTTTGCACGTTGCTGTGCTCGCCGCCTATGCCGTTGGCGGGTTTCTTGTTTCTGCTGTTTTGTTTCGACGTCGGATGATGAAGTAG
- a CDS encoding DUF2939 domain-containing protein, translating to MAVSTRTKRSAARPLIVVLIVIAAVAVLGYGYASPYIALNNLKRAADARDAETVNQYVDFPALRESLKQQVTGLLTRRLDAHGTGNPFAAIGAMIGVALIGPLVDAYATSDGVAALLNGMPPRGEPGERPPALPAAENAPGGAAPARSAESNTAKSTANSATNNATPPQPPQTTAGYRGINEFVVRYQHGAGDARYAAILRREGLFTWKLAAVDLND from the coding sequence ATGGCAGTTTCGACACGCACCAAACGCAGCGCCGCACGGCCGCTGATCGTTGTTCTGATTGTGATTGCGGCGGTGGCCGTGCTGGGATACGGCTATGCGTCGCCGTATATCGCGCTGAACAATCTAAAACGCGCGGCGGACGCGCGCGATGCGGAAACCGTCAATCAGTATGTCGACTTTCCGGCGCTGCGCGAGAGCCTGAAACAGCAGGTCACCGGTTTGCTGACACGCCGGCTCGACGCACATGGCACCGGCAACCCATTCGCCGCGATCGGCGCGATGATCGGCGTTGCGCTGATCGGTCCGCTGGTGGACGCGTATGCGACATCGGACGGCGTTGCTGCATTGCTGAACGGCATGCCGCCGCGTGGCGAACCAGGCGAACGGCCGCCTGCACTGCCTGCCGCGGAAAACGCCCCTGGCGGAGCCGCGCCTGCACGCTCTGCCGAGAGCAATACGGCCAAGAGCACGGCTAACAGCGCGACCAACAACGCCACACCGCCGCAACCGCCGCAAACCACGGCGGGCTATCGCGGCATCAACGAATTCGTCGTCAGGTATCAGCACGGCGCGGGCGACGCGCGCTACGCCGCGATCTTGCGGCGCGAAGGTTTGTTCACATGGAAGCTGGCCGCGGTCGACCTGAACGACTGA
- a CDS encoding universal stress protein, with protein sequence MASYQKILLCYDGSREGRKALRCGADLALDLKAETHLLSVVDMRSSIAQSAGLLTDVACGSFEKTARDILQEGVDWLTERGVSAQGHFAFGHPIDEIANLANELHVDLVVVGHRCRTGLSRWWMGAGNTPLLDRVSCSILVACSSAQEQQQAAA encoded by the coding sequence ATGGCGAGCTACCAAAAAATCCTACTCTGCTACGACGGCTCGCGCGAAGGCCGTAAAGCGCTGCGTTGTGGCGCCGATCTGGCGCTGGACCTGAAGGCGGAAACACATCTGTTGTCGGTAGTCGACATGCGTTCAAGCATTGCACAAAGCGCGGGCCTGCTCACCGACGTGGCCTGCGGCAGCTTCGAGAAGACTGCTCGCGACATCCTGCAGGAAGGGGTGGACTGGCTCACCGAGCGCGGCGTCAGCGCGCAAGGGCATTTCGCGTTCGGTCATCCCATCGACGAGATTGCCAATCTCGCCAACGAACTGCACGTCGACCTGGTGGTGGTCGGCCACCGTTGCCGCACTGGCCTGTCACGCTGGTGGATGGGCGCGGGGAATACGCCGCTGCTCGACCGGGTCTCCTGCAGCATTCTGGTGGCGTGTTCGTCCGCGCAGGAACAGCAGCAAGCGGCGGCTTGA
- a CDS encoding CysB family HTH-type transcriptional regulator, which translates to MNFQQLRFVREAVRQNMNLTEVANVLYTSQSGVSKQIKDLEDELGVDIFIRRGKRLTGLTEPGKAVHQLIERMLLDAENLRRVARQYADQDSGHLVVATTHTQARYALPKVIRQFTEVFPKVHLALRQGSPQQIAQMIINGEADIGISTEALDRFPDIVTFPCYSWHHIVVVPKGHPLVGRPNLTLDEIAEFPIVTYDQDFTGRSHIDQAFAKAGALPDVVLTAIDADVIKTYVELGMGIGVVAAMAYDPKRDTELVALDTQHLFEASTTRVGLRKGAFLRAYAYRLIEMFAPQLNEAEIAAQLREAV; encoded by the coding sequence ATGAACTTCCAGCAATTGCGCTTCGTGCGCGAAGCCGTGCGTCAGAACATGAATCTGACCGAGGTGGCGAACGTGTTGTACACGTCGCAGTCGGGCGTATCGAAACAGATCAAGGATCTCGAAGACGAACTCGGCGTCGATATTTTCATCCGGCGCGGCAAGCGTCTGACTGGGCTCACCGAGCCGGGCAAAGCGGTGCATCAACTGATCGAGCGGATGCTGCTCGACGCGGAAAATCTGCGCCGCGTCGCGCGCCAATACGCCGATCAGGACAGCGGCCACCTGGTCGTGGCGACGACGCACACACAGGCGCGTTACGCGCTGCCGAAGGTGATCCGCCAGTTCACCGAGGTGTTCCCGAAGGTTCATCTGGCGCTGCGCCAGGGCAGTCCGCAGCAGATCGCGCAGATGATTATCAACGGCGAAGCGGACATCGGCATTTCGACCGAAGCGCTCGACCGCTTCCCGGATATCGTCACGTTCCCGTGCTATTCATGGCATCACATCGTGGTTGTGCCGAAAGGCCATCCGCTGGTGGGGCGGCCTAATCTGACACTCGACGAGATCGCTGAATTCCCAATCGTCACGTACGACCAGGACTTCACGGGCCGCTCGCACATCGACCAGGCGTTCGCGAAAGCGGGCGCGTTGCCGGACGTGGTGCTGACCGCCATCGACGCGGACGTGATCAAGACCTATGTCGAACTCGGCATGGGGATCGGCGTGGTCGCGGCGATGGCCTACGATCCGAAGCGCGACACGGAGCTGGTCGCGCTGGATACGCAGCATCTGTTCGAAGCGAGCACGACACGGGTTGGGTTGCGCAAGGGCGCGTTCCTGCGCGCGTATGCGTACCGGCTGATCGAGATGTTCGCGCCGCAGTTGAACGAAGCGGAAATCGCCGCTCAGTTGCGCGAAGCGGTTTAA
- a CDS encoding LysR family transcriptional regulator, translating into MALSLHGIALRYFVEVARTGSISDASARLHVAVSAISRQIARLESELGAALFERRPRGMALSEAGERLLAYAQRSLLEAEHVMKEIGGLEALHGSMIKIASSEGFAADFLPAAMAGFRRSYPGIDFTLSVMSPGEATRRVRDGDADLALTFSLAPEKGVKVEHTERAPVLVLLRADHPLAARAKVSLAELRRYPLVLPESGTTIRQLIDITCALEGVLLEPDLICNNSGAMYRYAQKSGAIMFTGLLSVRDRYVDDGFVVIPLTHPQMRQRSIQVQTMAGRELPPSVRAFRDHLIAEIGGPKPADAATPKPGDSTAPKPARRRGKG; encoded by the coding sequence ATGGCACTTTCGCTACACGGCATTGCATTGCGCTATTTCGTCGAAGTCGCGCGCACCGGGTCGATCAGCGATGCATCCGCGCGGCTGCATGTGGCTGTCTCCGCGATCAGCCGGCAGATTGCCCGGCTCGAAAGCGAGCTCGGCGCGGCGCTGTTCGAGCGGCGGCCGCGCGGCATGGCGCTCTCCGAAGCCGGTGAGCGGCTGCTCGCCTACGCGCAGCGCAGCCTGCTCGAGGCCGAGCATGTGATGAAGGAGATCGGCGGCCTCGAGGCTTTGCACGGGAGCATGATCAAGATCGCCAGCTCGGAGGGCTTCGCCGCGGACTTCCTGCCTGCCGCGATGGCGGGCTTCCGACGCAGCTATCCGGGGATCGACTTCACGCTCTCCGTGATGTCGCCGGGCGAGGCGACCCGCCGGGTGCGCGACGGCGACGCCGATCTCGCGCTGACCTTCAGCCTTGCGCCGGAAAAGGGCGTCAAGGTCGAGCACACCGAACGGGCGCCGGTGCTGGTGCTGCTGCGCGCCGATCATCCGCTGGCCGCGCGCGCGAAGGTGTCGCTCGCCGAGTTGCGGCGCTATCCCTTGGTGCTGCCCGAGTCGGGCACGACGATCCGCCAGTTGATCGACATCACTTGCGCGCTCGAAGGCGTGCTGCTGGAACCTGACCTCATCTGCAACAACAGCGGCGCGATGTACCGTTACGCGCAGAAATCCGGCGCGATCATGTTCACGGGTTTGCTGTCGGTGCGTGACCGTTACGTGGACGACGGTTTTGTCGTGATTCCGCTGACGCATCCACAGATGCGCCAGCGCAGCATTCAGGTGCAGACGATGGCTGGGCGCGAGTTGCCGCCGTCGGTCAGAGCTTTCCGCGACCATTTGATCGCAGAGATCGGCGGGCCGAAGCCGGCTGATGCCGCGACGCCGAAGCCGGGCGATTCTACGGCGCCGAAGCCGGCTCGCAGGCGCGGGAAAGGCTGA
- the lexA gene encoding transcriptional repressor LexA — translation MTKLTARQQQVFDLIRRAIERTGFPPTRAEIAAELGFSSANSAEEHLRALARKGVIELAAGASRGIRLLAGPEDSPHQFTLPHASIMQLSLPLIGRVAAGSPILAQEHISQHYACDPALFSSKPDYLLKVRGLSMRDAGIFDGDLLAVQKKSEAKDGQIIIARLGDDVTVKRLKRRPNGIELIAENPDYENIFVQTGSADFALEGIAVGLIRPGEF, via the coding sequence ATGACCAAACTCACCGCACGACAGCAGCAGGTTTTCGATCTGATTCGCCGGGCCATCGAACGCACCGGCTTCCCTCCCACCCGCGCGGAAATCGCCGCCGAGCTGGGCTTCAGTTCGGCCAACTCGGCCGAAGAACACCTGCGGGCTCTCGCCCGCAAGGGTGTGATCGAACTCGCGGCGGGTGCGTCGCGCGGCATTCGTCTGCTGGCGGGCCCCGAAGATTCACCGCATCAGTTCACGCTGCCGCACGCCAGCATCATGCAACTGTCGCTGCCGCTGATCGGCCGGGTCGCGGCCGGCAGCCCGATCCTCGCGCAGGAACATATCTCGCAGCACTATGCGTGCGACCCGGCGCTGTTCTCGAGCAAGCCGGACTACCTGCTGAAAGTTCGCGGCCTGTCGATGCGCGACGCCGGCATCTTCGACGGCGACCTGCTGGCGGTGCAAAAGAAAAGCGAAGCGAAAGACGGCCAGATCATCATCGCGCGCCTGGGCGACGACGTGACGGTCAAGCGCTTGAAGCGCCGGCCGAACGGCATCGAGCTGATCGCCGAGAACCCCGACTACGAAAACATCTTCGTTCAGACCGGCAGTGCGGATTTCGCGCTGGAAGGCATCGCTGTTGGGCTGATCCGCCCCGGCGAATTCTGA
- the nodI gene encoding nodulation factor ABC transporter ATP-binding protein NodI, which yields MSEAAIEFHHVKKSYGEKTVVDGLSFHVNAGECFGLLGPNGAGKTTTLRMLLGIAAPDAGTIRLCGEPIPGRARVARARVGVVPQFDNLDPDFTVRENLLVFGRYFGLSAAQCRAMVPSLLEFARLESKADARVSELSGGMKRRLTLARALVNDPDVLVMDEPTTGLDPQARHLIWERLRSLLARGKTILLTTHFMEEAERLCHRLCVIEEGRKIAEGAPSGLIASEIGCDVIEIFGPDPVALRDELAPLVERTEISGETLFCYVNDVQPVLARLKERAGLRYLDRPANLEDVFLRLTGREMQD from the coding sequence ATGTCTGAAGCCGCCATTGAATTCCACCACGTCAAAAAAAGCTACGGCGAAAAGACGGTCGTCGATGGACTGTCGTTTCATGTGAACGCCGGCGAATGTTTCGGTCTGCTTGGACCGAACGGCGCGGGCAAGACCACCACGCTGCGCATGCTGCTCGGCATTGCCGCCCCGGATGCCGGCACGATCCGCTTGTGCGGCGAGCCGATCCCCGGTCGGGCGCGGGTGGCGCGAGCGCGCGTCGGCGTGGTGCCGCAGTTCGACAATCTCGATCCCGATTTCACGGTTCGCGAAAACCTGCTCGTATTCGGCCGTTATTTTGGCCTCAGCGCCGCGCAATGCCGCGCGATGGTGCCGTCGCTGCTCGAATTCGCGCGTCTGGAGAGCAAGGCGGACGCGCGCGTGAGCGAACTATCGGGCGGCATGAAGCGGCGGCTCACGCTGGCGCGCGCGCTCGTCAACGATCCCGACGTGCTGGTCATGGACGAGCCGACCACCGGGCTCGATCCGCAAGCGCGCCATCTGATCTGGGAACGGCTGCGTTCGTTGCTCGCGCGCGGCAAAACCATTCTGTTGACTACGCACTTCATGGAGGAAGCCGAACGGCTCTGCCACCGTTTGTGCGTGATCGAGGAAGGACGCAAGATCGCCGAAGGTGCGCCGAGCGGGCTGATCGCATCCGAGATCGGCTGCGACGTGATTGAGATCTTCGGCCCCGATCCGGTCGCGTTGCGCGACGAGTTGGCGCCGCTGGTCGAGCGAACCGAGATTAGTGGCGAGACGCTGTTCTGCTACGTGAACGACGTGCAACCGGTGCTCGCACGCCTGAAGGAGCGGGCCGGTCTACGCTATCTGGATCGTCCGGCGAATCTGGAAGACGTGTTTCTACGACTGACCGGCCGCGAGATGCAGGACTGA
- the cysW gene encoding sulfate ABC transporter permease subunit CysW: MSRDTADAVAIAAAPRAPLNVARRPDPVTEPPVVRWILTGIALLFLALFLVVPLVAVFYQALNKGIGFYLESLADPDALSAIKLTVITAAIAVPLNLVFGLAASWCIAKFEFRGKALLTTLIDLPFSVSPVISGLIYVLMFGAQGWFGPWLQAHNVQIIFAVPGIVLATIFVTFPFVARELIPLMQAQGNDEEEAAHVLGASGWQIFRRVTLPNVKWGLLYGVILCNARAMGEFGAVSVVSGHIRGQTDTMPLHVEILYNEYNFSAAFAVASVLALLALVTLGLKLLAERHMSAELSDARDVPAYAGPVTPPSSASSSVNTAKALHQHPVKQGEL, from the coding sequence ATGAGCCGCGATACTGCCGATGCCGTAGCGATCGCCGCCGCGCCGCGCGCGCCGCTCAACGTGGCTCGCCGTCCCGATCCGGTGACCGAGCCGCCTGTCGTGCGCTGGATTCTGACCGGCATCGCGTTGCTGTTTCTCGCGCTGTTTCTGGTCGTGCCGCTGGTCGCTGTGTTCTATCAGGCGTTGAACAAAGGCATCGGCTTCTATCTGGAATCGCTCGCCGATCCGGATGCGCTCTCGGCGATCAAGCTCACCGTGATTACCGCCGCGATCGCTGTGCCGCTGAATCTGGTGTTCGGCCTTGCCGCGTCATGGTGTATCGCCAAGTTCGAATTTCGCGGCAAGGCGCTCTTGACCACGCTGATCGATCTGCCGTTTTCGGTCTCGCCGGTGATTTCCGGCTTGATCTACGTGCTGATGTTCGGCGCGCAAGGCTGGTTCGGGCCATGGCTGCAAGCGCACAACGTTCAGATCATCTTCGCCGTGCCCGGCATCGTGCTGGCGACGATCTTCGTCACGTTCCCGTTCGTCGCGCGCGAACTGATTCCGTTGATGCAGGCGCAAGGCAACGACGAAGAAGAGGCCGCGCACGTGCTCGGCGCATCGGGCTGGCAGATATTTCGCCGCGTCACGCTGCCGAACGTCAAATGGGGCCTGCTGTACGGCGTTATTCTGTGCAATGCGCGGGCGATGGGCGAGTTCGGCGCCGTGTCGGTGGTGTCCGGTCACATTCGCGGACAAACCGACACGATGCCGCTGCACGTCGAAATTCTCTACAACGAATACAACTTCTCGGCGGCGTTCGCCGTGGCGTCGGTGCTGGCCTTGCTCGCACTCGTGACGCTCGGTCTGAAGCTGCTCGCCGAACGCCATATGTCGGCGGAACTGTCGGACGCGCGCGATGTGCCCGCGTACGCAGGTCCCGTCACGCCGCCGTCGTCGGCATCATCGTCCGTGAACACGGCAAAGGCGCTGCATCAGCACCCGGTCAAGCAAGGAGAGCTGTAA
- a CDS encoding sulfate ABC transporter ATP-binding protein — protein MGITVRNLQKRFGDFVALDNVSLDFPPGELVALLGPSGCGKTTLLRVIAGLEYADGGQVVLQGQDVATVGAREREVGFVFQHYALFRHMTVFENVAFGLRVKPRKERPSEAVIREKVHELLKLVQLDWLAQRYPSELSGGQRQRIALARALAVEPKVLLLDEPFGALDAKVRKELRSWLRRLHDDLHISTIFVTHDQEEALEVADRIVVLNRGHVEQVGSPQDVYDHPQTSFVYEFLGAANRLHGKVDSSGFVVDGAALPVAIKADFSGPAFAYVRPHDLQLYPQAAGHREGIVVDVRRVVTLGGSVRVELAGREGNVLEAELDREAWRDLQLAIGDGVTAVPRALRVFPAQ, from the coding sequence ATGGGTATCACCGTTCGTAACCTGCAAAAGCGCTTTGGCGATTTCGTCGCGCTCGATAACGTTTCGCTCGACTTCCCGCCGGGCGAACTGGTTGCGCTGCTCGGGCCGTCGGGCTGTGGCAAGACGACCTTGCTGCGTGTGATCGCCGGACTCGAATACGCGGACGGCGGCCAGGTCGTGCTGCAAGGCCAGGACGTCGCGACGGTCGGTGCGCGCGAGCGCGAAGTGGGTTTTGTGTTCCAGCATTACGCGCTGTTCCGTCATATGACGGTGTTCGAGAACGTCGCGTTCGGCCTGCGCGTGAAGCCGCGTAAGGAACGGCCGTCGGAAGCGGTGATTCGCGAGAAGGTGCATGAACTGCTGAAGCTCGTGCAACTCGATTGGCTGGCGCAACGCTATCCGTCGGAACTGTCGGGCGGTCAACGGCAGCGGATCGCATTGGCGCGCGCGCTGGCCGTCGAACCGAAGGTGCTGCTGCTCGACGAACCGTTCGGCGCACTGGATGCGAAGGTCCGCAAGGAACTGCGCAGCTGGCTGCGGCGTCTGCATGACGATCTGCATATCTCAACGATCTTCGTCACGCACGATCAGGAAGAAGCGCTCGAAGTGGCCGATCGGATCGTCGTGCTTAATCGTGGGCACGTGGAGCAGGTCGGCAGTCCGCAAGACGTGTACGACCATCCGCAGACCTCATTCGTCTACGAGTTTCTCGGCGCGGCGAACCGGCTGCATGGCAAGGTCGATTCGAGCGGCTTCGTGGTGGACGGCGCGGCGCTGCCGGTTGCGATCAAGGCTGATTTCAGCGGCCCGGCGTTCGCCTATGTGCGTCCGCACGATCTGCAGCTGTATCCGCAGGCGGCGGGTCATCGCGAAGGCATCGTCGTCGACGTGCGGCGCGTGGTGACGCTCGGCGGCTCGGTACGCGTCGAACTCGCGGGCCGCGAGGGCAATGTGCTCGAAGCGGAACTCGATCGCGAAGCGTGGCGCGACTTGCAACTGGCGATCGGCGACGGCGTCACCGCGGTGCCGCGCGCGTTGCGCGTTTTCCCTGCGCAATGA